One segment of Mycolicibacterium neworleansense DNA contains the following:
- the qcrB gene encoding cytochrome bc1 complex cytochrome b subunit → MSPDLAKIAAAQGDAIDSRYHPSAAVRRQLNKVFPTHWSFLLGEIALYSFIVLLITGVWLTLFFDPSMAHVTYDGVYQPLRGVQMSRAYESALDISFEVRGGLFVRQIHHWAALMFAASIMVHMARIFFTGAFRRPREANWVIGSLLLILAMFEGYFGYSLPDDLLSGIGLRAALSSITLGMPIIGTWLHWALFGGDFPGEILIPRLYALHILLIPGIILALIGAHMALVWFQKHTQFPGPGRTEHNVVGVRVMPVFAVKSGAFFAMITGVLGLMGGLLTINPIWNLGPYKPSQISAGSQPDFYMMWTEGLARIWPAWEFYPFGHTIPAVVWVALIMGGVFGLLIAYPFIEKKVTGDDAHHNLLQRPRDVPVRTAIGAMAIAFYMVLTLAAMNDIIALKFHISLNATTWIGRIGMVVLPAIVYFVAYRWAISLQRSDRAVLEHGIETGIIKRLPHGAYVELHQPLGPVDDHGHPIPLEYQGAALPKRMNKLGSGGAPGTGSFLFADPAVEHDALTEAAHASEHKALTALREHQERNSDGETNGHH, encoded by the coding sequence ATGAGCCCTGACCTTGCCAAGATCGCTGCCGCACAAGGCGATGCGATCGATTCCCGTTATCACCCTTCGGCGGCGGTGCGCCGGCAGCTGAACAAGGTGTTCCCCACCCACTGGTCCTTCCTGCTGGGTGAGATCGCGCTGTACAGCTTCATCGTGCTGCTGATCACCGGTGTCTGGCTGACGCTGTTCTTCGATCCGTCGATGGCACACGTCACCTACGACGGTGTGTACCAACCGCTTCGCGGTGTGCAGATGTCGCGGGCCTACGAGTCCGCACTCGACATCAGCTTCGAGGTGCGCGGCGGTCTGTTCGTCCGCCAGATCCACCACTGGGCCGCACTGATGTTCGCCGCGTCGATCATGGTGCACATGGCGCGCATCTTCTTCACCGGTGCGTTCCGCCGCCCGCGTGAGGCCAACTGGGTGATCGGCTCGCTGCTGCTCATCCTGGCGATGTTCGAGGGTTACTTCGGTTACTCGCTGCCCGACGACCTGCTGTCCGGTATCGGCCTGCGCGCAGCGCTCTCCTCGATCACCCTGGGCATGCCGATCATCGGCACTTGGCTGCACTGGGCGCTGTTCGGCGGGGACTTCCCCGGCGAGATCCTGATCCCGCGCCTGTACGCCCTGCACATCCTGCTGATCCCGGGCATCATCCTGGCCCTGATCGGCGCGCACATGGCGCTGGTGTGGTTCCAGAAGCACACCCAGTTCCCCGGTCCCGGCCGTACCGAGCACAACGTGGTCGGCGTGCGCGTCATGCCGGTGTTCGCGGTGAAGTCGGGCGCGTTCTTCGCGATGATCACCGGTGTGCTCGGCCTCATGGGCGGGCTGCTGACGATCAACCCGATCTGGAATCTGGGCCCCTACAAGCCGTCTCAGATCTCGGCGGGTAGCCAGCCGGACTTCTACATGATGTGGACGGAAGGCCTGGCGCGTATCTGGCCGGCCTGGGAGTTCTACCCCTTCGGCCACACCATCCCCGCGGTGGTCTGGGTCGCGTTGATCATGGGCGGTGTCTTCGGCCTCCTGATCGCCTACCCGTTCATCGAGAAGAAGGTGACCGGCGACGACGCTCACCACAACCTGCTGCAGCGTCCGCGTGACGTGCCGGTGCGTACCGCGATCGGTGCCATGGCGATCGCGTTCTACATGGTGCTGACCCTGGCCGCGATGAACGACATCATCGCGCTCAAGTTCCACATCTCGCTGAACGCGACCACCTGGATCGGCCGCATCGGCATGGTGGTGCTGCCCGCGATCGTGTACTTCGTCGCGTACCGGTGGGCAATCTCCTTGCAGCGCAGCGACCGTGCCGTGCTGGAGCACGGCATCGAGACCGGCATCATCAAGCGCCTGCCGCACGGTGCCTACGTCGAGCTGCACCAGCCGCTGGGACCGGTCGACGACCACGGTCACCCGATCCCGCTGGAGTACCAGGGTGCTGCCCTGCCGAAGCGGATGAACAAGCTCGGTTCGGGTGGCGCACCCGGCACCGGCAGCTTCCTGTTCGCCGATCCGGCGGTCGAGCACGATGCGCTCACCGAGGCGGCCCACGCCTCCGAGCACAAGGCGCTCACCGCTCTGCGCGAGCACCAGGAGCGAAACAGCGACGGGGAGACCAACGGTCACCACTGA
- a CDS encoding DUF2561 family protein gives MSGPISELDSTDRVLLGACAAVWLAALGAGVAAVVALVDLGRSHPQGSESADTPWLLYTVIGLSVLVIAGAVPLLLRARAQADNRQPGRRPQPPARSPRPIGGSYRAAPVAMSRYTTGNGAATAAEAVWLRFTLAVVCAIGAGTAAVGLATYLMATGSNVAAWCLYGLTGILTAGLVALLIIALRQLDTPPS, from the coding sequence ATGTCCGGGCCGATCAGCGAACTCGACAGCACCGACCGGGTTTTGCTGGGCGCGTGCGCCGCGGTGTGGCTCGCGGCGTTGGGCGCCGGGGTTGCTGCCGTCGTCGCCCTCGTCGACCTGGGTCGCAGCCATCCGCAGGGCTCCGAGAGTGCCGATACTCCCTGGCTGCTCTACACCGTGATCGGCCTGTCCGTCTTGGTGATCGCCGGGGCGGTGCCGTTACTGCTGCGGGCCCGTGCCCAGGCCGACAACCGCCAACCTGGACGTCGCCCGCAGCCGCCGGCCCGGTCACCGCGCCCGATCGGAGGCAGCTACCGGGCCGCTCCGGTCGCGATGAGTCGCTACACCACCGGCAACGGTGCCGCCACCGCCGCGGAGGCGGTGTGGTTGCGGTTCACCCTGGCGGTCGTGTGCGCGATCGGAGCCGGAACCGCCGCCGTCGGACTGGCCACCTATCTCATGGCCACCGGGAGCAATGTGGCGGCCTGGTGCCTCTACGGGCTGACCGGGATTCTGACCGCCGGCCTCGTCGCGCTGCTGATCATCGCGCTGCGCCAGCTGGACACTCCGCCGTCCTGA
- a CDS encoding cytochrome c oxidase subunit 4 encodes MHIEARLFEILTAFFALSAVVYGVLTAMFATGGVEWAGTTALVLTTGLTLITGTFFRFVARRLDTRPEDYEDAEISDGAGELGFYSPHSWWPILIALSFSIAAVGAALWLPWLIVAGVCFVLTAVGGLVFEYYWGPEKH; translated from the coding sequence ATGCATATTGAAGCTCGACTGTTCGAGATCCTCACGGCGTTCTTCGCCTTGTCGGCGGTGGTGTACGGCGTGCTGACGGCGATGTTCGCCACCGGTGGCGTCGAGTGGGCCGGTACCACCGCGCTCGTCCTCACCACCGGTCTGACCCTGATCACCGGAACCTTCTTCCGCTTCGTGGCGCGTCGTCTCGACACGCGCCCCGAGGACTACGAAGACGCCGAGATCAGTGACGGCGCAGGCGAACTGGGCTTCTACTCGCCGCACAGCTGGTGGCCGATCCTGATCGCGCTGTCCTTCTCGATCGCCGCCGTGGGCGCCGCCCTGTGGCTTCCCTGGCTGATCGTGGCAGGCGTCTGCTTCGTGCTGACCGCTGTCGGCGGCCTGGTCTTCGAGTACTACTGGGGACCCGAGAAGCACTGA
- the qcrA gene encoding cytochrome bc1 complex Rieske iron-sulfur subunit, whose amino-acid sequence MTDNSPKIPNDDELASMSREDLVELGGKIDGVETIFKEPRWPVPGTKAEKRSERLVAYWLLLGGLSGLALLLVFLFWPWEYQPFGSEGEFLYSLATPLYGLTFGLSILAIGIGAVLFQKKFIPEEISVQERHDGRSTELARKTIAANLTDALEGSTVKRRKMIGLSLGIGLGAFGAGTLVAFIGGLIKNPWKPVVPTAEGKKAVLWTSGWTPRFHGETIYLARATGRPGSSPFVKMRPEDLDAGGMETVFPWRESDGDGTTVESEHHLTEIAMGVRNPVMLIRIKPADMPRVVKRKGQESFNFGELFAYTKVCSHLGCPSSLYEQQTYRILCPCHQSQFDALHFAKPVFGPAARALAQLPITIDKDGYLVANGDFVEPVGPAFWERKS is encoded by the coding sequence ATGACCGACAACAGCCCGAAGATTCCCAACGACGACGAGCTTGCCTCGATGTCGCGTGAGGACCTCGTTGAACTCGGCGGCAAGATCGACGGCGTCGAGACCATCTTCAAGGAGCCGCGCTGGCCGGTTCCCGGCACGAAGGCCGAGAAGCGCTCCGAACGGCTGGTCGCGTACTGGCTTCTGCTCGGCGGGCTTTCGGGCCTGGCGCTGCTGCTGGTGTTCTTGTTCTGGCCGTGGGAGTACCAGCCCTTCGGTTCGGAGGGTGAGTTCCTCTACTCACTGGCGACCCCGCTGTACGGCCTGACCTTCGGCCTGTCGATCCTGGCGATCGGCATCGGTGCGGTGCTGTTCCAGAAGAAGTTCATCCCCGAGGAGATCTCGGTTCAGGAACGCCACGACGGCCGCTCCACCGAGTTGGCCCGCAAGACCATCGCGGCCAACCTGACCGACGCCCTCGAGGGCTCGACCGTCAAGCGCCGCAAGATGATCGGCTTGTCGCTGGGCATCGGTCTCGGCGCCTTCGGGGCCGGCACCCTGGTGGCCTTCATCGGCGGCCTGATCAAGAACCCGTGGAAGCCCGTGGTGCCCACCGCCGAGGGCAAGAAGGCCGTGTTGTGGACCTCGGGGTGGACGCCCCGCTTCCACGGCGAGACCATCTACCTGGCCCGCGCGACCGGGCGGCCCGGCTCCTCGCCGTTCGTGAAGATGCGGCCCGAGGACCTCGACGCCGGTGGCATGGAGACCGTCTTCCCCTGGCGGGAGTCCGACGGCGACGGAACCACCGTCGAGTCCGAACACCACCTGACCGAGATCGCCATGGGTGTCCGCAACCCGGTCATGTTGATCCGCATCAAGCCGGCCGACATGCCGCGTGTGGTCAAGCGGAAAGGCCAGGAGAGCTTCAACTTTGGTGAGCTGTTCGCCTACACCAAGGTCTGCTCGCACCTGGGCTGCCCCTCGTCGCTGTACGAGCAGCAGACCTACCGCATTCTTTGCCCGTGCCACCAGTCGCAGTTCGACGCGTTGCACTTCGCAAAGCCCGTATTCGGTCCGGCTGCGCGCGCGTTGGCGCAGCTGCCCATCACCATCGATAAAGACGGCTACCTGGTCGCCAACGGCGACTTCGTCGAGCCCGTCGGACCGGCATTCTGGGAGCGCAAATCATGA
- the asnB gene encoding asparagine synthase (glutamine-hydrolyzing) translates to MCGLLALVTVPSETDSESTRGDLSPEAGSWLADAVANASHLMRHRGPDEPGTWADTTGDGQDGTVVLGFNRLSIIDIAHSHQPLRWGPADAPDRYVLVFNGEIYNYLELREALRAEFGAEFHTDGDGEAIVAAYHYWGTDALNRLRGMFAFALWDTVAREMFCARDPFGIKPLFMATGPGGTAVGSEKKCLLDLAEPLGLDLSIDERAVQHYTVLQYVPEPETLHRGIRRLESGSYARWRPGGRPEVTRYFVPKFNAVPFVKGAEQSRYDEITAALEDSVAKHMRADVTVGAFLSGGIDSTAIAALAMRHNPRLITFTTGFEREGFSEVDVAVASAEAIGARHVAKVVSPAEFVEALPEIVWYLDEPVADPALVPLFFIAREARKHVKVVLSGEGADELFGGYTIYREPLSLRPFDYLPRPVRKSLGKASKPLPEGMRGKSLLHRGSLTLEERYYGNARSFSDEQLRAVLPGFRPEWTHTDVTAPVYAASQGLDPVARMQHIDLFTWLRGDILVKADKMTMANSLELRVPFLDPEVFKVASRLPVDQKITRSTTKYALRRALEPIVPAHVLNRPKLGFPVPIRHWLRAGELMDWAYAMSASSQTDDLIDRSTVRTMLDEHRNGAGDHSRRLWTVLIFMLWHAIFVEHSVTPQIKEPHYPVQL, encoded by the coding sequence GTGTGCGGACTGCTCGCCCTGGTAACTGTCCCTTCCGAAACCGACTCCGAATCCACCCGGGGTGACCTCTCCCCCGAAGCCGGATCGTGGCTGGCCGACGCGGTGGCGAACGCTTCCCACCTGATGCGTCACCGGGGCCCCGACGAGCCCGGCACCTGGGCCGACACCACCGGCGACGGGCAGGACGGCACCGTGGTGCTCGGCTTCAACCGGCTGTCGATCATCGACATCGCGCACAGCCATCAGCCGTTGCGCTGGGGACCTGCCGACGCGCCGGACCGGTACGTGCTGGTGTTCAACGGCGAGATCTACAACTACCTCGAACTGCGTGAGGCGCTCCGGGCCGAATTCGGTGCGGAATTTCACACCGACGGTGACGGCGAGGCCATCGTCGCGGCCTACCACTACTGGGGCACGGACGCGCTGAACCGGCTGCGGGGCATGTTCGCGTTCGCGTTATGGGACACCGTCGCGCGCGAGATGTTCTGCGCCAGGGACCCGTTCGGCATCAAGCCGCTGTTCATGGCCACCGGGCCGGGCGGCACCGCGGTGGGAAGCGAAAAGAAGTGCCTGCTGGATCTGGCCGAACCGCTGGGCCTGGATCTGAGCATCGACGAGCGCGCGGTGCAGCACTACACGGTGCTGCAGTACGTGCCCGAGCCCGAGACGCTGCACCGCGGTATCCGCAGGCTGGAGTCGGGCAGTTACGCGCGGTGGCGGCCAGGCGGCCGGCCCGAGGTGACGCGCTACTTCGTCCCGAAGTTCAACGCGGTGCCGTTCGTCAAGGGGGCCGAACAGTCCCGCTATGACGAGATCACCGCCGCGCTCGAGGATTCGGTCGCCAAGCACATGCGTGCCGACGTGACGGTCGGCGCGTTCCTGTCCGGCGGCATCGACTCGACGGCGATCGCCGCACTGGCGATGCGTCACAACCCCCGGCTGATCACGTTCACCACCGGCTTCGAGCGCGAGGGTTTCTCGGAAGTGGATGTGGCCGTCGCGTCCGCCGAAGCCATCGGTGCCCGGCACGTCGCCAAGGTGGTCAGTCCGGCCGAGTTCGTCGAGGCGCTGCCCGAAATCGTCTGGTATCTGGACGAGCCGGTGGCCGACCCGGCCCTGGTGCCGCTATTCTTCATCGCCCGAGAGGCACGCAAGCACGTCAAGGTGGTGCTGTCCGGTGAGGGCGCCGACGAGCTGTTCGGCGGCTACACGATCTACCGGGAGCCGTTGTCGCTGCGGCCTTTCGACTATCTGCCGAGGCCGGTGCGCAAGTCACTGGGCAAGGCGTCGAAGCCGTTGCCGGAGGGCATGCGCGGCAAGAGCCTGCTGCACCGCGGTTCGCTGACGCTCGAGGAGCGTTATTACGGCAATGCCCGCAGCTTCTCCGACGAGCAGCTGCGGGCGGTGCTGCCGGGCTTCCGGCCGGAGTGGACGCACACCGACGTCACGGCGCCGGTGTACGCGGCATCGCAGGGGCTGGATCCGGTGGCACGCATGCAGCACATCGACCTGTTCACCTGGCTGCGCGGCGACATCCTGGTCAAGGCCGACAAGATGACGATGGCCAACTCGCTGGAGCTGCGGGTGCCGTTCCTGGATCCCGAAGTGTTCAAGGTGGCCTCACGGCTGCCGGTGGATCAGAAGATCACCCGGTCCACGACCAAGTACGCGCTGCGCCGCGCGCTGGAGCCGATCGTCCCGGCCCATGTGCTGAACCGGCCGAAGCTGGGCTTCCCGGTGCCGATCCGGCACTGGCTGCGGGCCGGCGAGCTGATGGACTGGGCGTACGCGATGTCGGCCTCGTCGCAAACGGACGACCTGATCGATCGGTCGACGGTCCGCACCATGCTCGACGAGCACCGCAACGGCGCCGGCGATCACAGCCGCCGGCTGTGGACCGTGCTGATCTTCATGCTGTGGCATGCCATCTTCGTGGAGCACAGCGTGACGCCGCAGATCAAGGAGCCGCACTACCCGGTCCAGCTCTGA
- the ctaC gene encoding aa3-type cytochrome oxidase subunit II: MTPRGLKKVARAALLTIVLGGSALLLSGCSWQDALALGWPTGITPEGKLNRELWIGSVIASFVVGAIVWALIFWSSAFHRKKKGDTELPRQFGYNMPLELVLTVIPFLIISVLFYFTVVVQERMLHKDPNPEVVIDVTAFQWNWKFGYQKIDYVDGSFDYDGADPERKAAMTSKPEGKDAHGEERIGAVRGMNPEDRTYLNFDKIETLGSSTEIPVLVLPAGKRIEFQLNSADVIHGFWVPEFLFKRDVMPEPVANNSDHIFQVSKIEQTGAFVGRCTEMCGTYHSMMNFEVRVVEPNDFKAYIDQRTAGKTNAEALAAINQEPLAITTHPFDTRRGEQAPQASK; the protein is encoded by the coding sequence GTGACACCTCGCGGGCTTAAGAAGGTGGCCCGAGCGGCGTTGTTGACCATTGTCCTGGGTGGCTCAGCCCTCTTGCTGAGCGGCTGCAGCTGGCAGGATGCACTCGCGCTCGGTTGGCCGACCGGAATCACCCCGGAGGGCAAACTCAACCGTGAGCTGTGGATCGGCTCCGTGATTGCGTCCTTCGTGGTGGGCGCCATCGTGTGGGCCCTGATCTTCTGGTCGAGTGCATTCCACCGGAAGAAGAAGGGCGACACTGAGCTGCCGCGCCAGTTCGGCTACAACATGCCGCTGGAGCTGGTGCTGACGGTGATCCCGTTCCTCATCATCTCGGTGCTGTTCTACTTCACCGTGGTGGTCCAGGAGCGCATGCTGCACAAGGATCCCAACCCTGAGGTGGTCATCGACGTGACCGCCTTCCAGTGGAACTGGAAGTTCGGCTACCAGAAGATCGATTACGTCGACGGCTCATTCGATTACGACGGAGCCGACCCCGAGCGCAAGGCCGCGATGACCTCCAAGCCCGAGGGCAAGGATGCGCACGGCGAGGAGCGGATCGGCGCGGTGCGTGGCATGAACCCCGAGGACCGCACCTACCTGAACTTCGACAAGATCGAGACGCTGGGCAGCTCCACCGAGATCCCGGTGCTGGTGCTCCCGGCCGGCAAGCGCATCGAGTTCCAGCTGAACTCCGCGGACGTGATCCACGGGTTCTGGGTGCCGGAGTTCCTCTTCAAGCGCGACGTGATGCCCGAGCCGGTGGCAAACAACTCGGACCACATCTTCCAGGTCAGCAAGATCGAGCAGACCGGCGCCTTCGTGGGCCGCTGCACCGAGATGTGCGGCACCTACCACTCGATGATGAACTTCGAGGTCCGGGTCGTCGAGCCCAACGACTTCAAGGCCTACATCGATCAGCGCACCGCGGGCAAGACCAATGCCGAGGCGCTGGCCGCGATCAACCAGGAGCCGTTGGCCATCACCACTCACCCGTTCGACACCCGACGCGGTGAGCAGGCACCGCAGGCGAGCAAGTAG